Proteins from one Fragaria vesca subsp. vesca linkage group LG6, FraVesHawaii_1.0, whole genome shotgun sequence genomic window:
- the LOC101303825 gene encoding mechanosensitive ion channel protein 10-like, producing the protein MHEETSSVQATAENSGNASSNRESPNEISLERSKSSSAKKAPPSPGRAEDDDEDEEVYKVPDLRVSKKILIEWFVFLCILGCLVASLTMKKLQHCMVWGLEIWKWCVLVMVVFSGMFVTNWVMHLMLFVIEGNFLLRKKVLYFVHGLKKSIQVLMWVSLVLLTWLLLIKRGFQQSQGSSKIVAYITRSIVAGVIGAFLWLLKTLLVLILASKFEAVTYFDRIQESILFQYILQAISGTPFMEEDYERSRGSSKLSYRETKKAQAEGVSRTKIRAEREVSDKSKIQGSNVSSWTLNGLVNVVTSSGLTISLKGHSGKEITSEMEATAAADDIFLHVAPPGAKYIEEWDLMRFMTEEEVDLVWPLIDVAMTGKVDRKTLTDWVLKVYTDRKALAHALSDTKAVTAQVDNLVTSIVFIIIIVVSLLVVEIATTSFFVFLSSQLVLAAFAFGNTCKNVFESIMFLFVAHPYDVGDCIVFDGVPMIVEEMSIFTTVCLKLSSNEKVYYPNSVLSATSISNYTRSPDMREAVEFSIALTPVENIVKLKEKIKEYIEGKPQYWHRKHNVAVINIEDVNKLKMAVYCHHKLNFRDFEENNLRRAELNFELLKILEELNITVMSDVSSPKLNHTPTDKICI; encoded by the exons ATGCATGAAGAGACTAGTTCAGTTCAGGCAACTGCTGAAAATTCCGGCAATGCTTCATCCAATAGGGAGTCCCCGAATGAAATCTCATTGGAGAGGAGTAAATCCTCCTCTGCAAAGAAGGCACCGCCGTCTCCGGGCAGAGCAGAAGATGATGATGAGGATGAAGAGGTTTACAAGGTGCCTGATTTGAGGGTGAGCAAGAAGATCTTGATTGAGTGGTTTGTTTTCCTGTGCATTTTGGGTTGTTTAGTGGCTAGCTTGACTATGAAGAAACTACAGCATTGTATGGTTTGGGGATTGGAGATTTGGAAATGGTGTGTGCTTGTTATGGTGGTATTTAGTGGCATGTTTGTTACCAATTGGGTTATGCATTTGATGCTTTTTGTGATTGAGGGAAACTTTTTGCTTAGGAAGAAGGTGTTGTATTTTGTTCATGGATTGAAGAAGAGTATTCAGGTTCTCATGTGGGTGAGTCTGGTTCTTCTCACATGGCTACTCTTGATCAAACGCGGGTTTCAGCAATCACAAGGTTCCAGTAAGATTGTGGCTTACATCACGCGAAGTATTGTTGCAGGCGTTATTGGCGCATTTTTGTGGTTGTTGAAGACTTTGTTGGTTCTGATCTTAGCATCTAAATTTGAGGCGGTCACCTATTTTGATAGAATTCAAGAATCGATACTCTTTCAATATATTCTTCAGGCAATTTCAGGAACTCCGTTTATGGAAGAGGATTATGAACGATCACGAGGCAGTAGCAAACTGAGTTACAGAGAGACTAAGAAGGCACAGGCAGAAGGGGTCTCCAGGACAAAGATCAGGGCAGAAAGGGAGGTCAGTGACAAGTCAAAGATTCAAGGATCAAATGTTTCTTCTTGGACCTTGAATGGATTGGTGAATGTAGTAACCAGTTCAGGGCTGACCATCTCTCTAAAAGGACATAGTGGTAAAGAGATTACCAGTGAGATGGAAGCAACTGCTGCTGCAGACGACATTTTCCTTCATGTCGCTCCTCCTGGTGCTAA GTACATTGAGGAGTGGGATCTCATGAGGTTCATGACGGAGGAAGAAGTAGACCTTGTATGGCCGCTGATTGACGTAGCAATGACCGGAAAAGTTGACAGAAAAACTCTAACAGACTGGGTG CTGAAGGTCTACACTGATCGCAAAGCATTAGCTCATGCATTGTCTGATACCAAAGCAGTTACAGCGCAAGTCGACAATCTTGTGACTAGCATTGTGTTCATTATCATCATCGTCGTGAGCCTTCTAGTTGTGGAAATTGCAACCACAAGCTTTTTTGTGTTCCTATCATCACAGCTGGTATTAGCAGCTTTTGCTTTCGGAAACACTTGCAAGAATGTATTTGAATCTATCATGTTTCTATTTGTGGCACATCCTTATGATGTTGGAGACTGCATTGTTTTTGATGGCGTTCCG ATGATAGTTGAAGAGATGAGCATCTTTACTACGGTTTGCTTGAAACTCAGTAGTAACGAGAAGGTGTACTATCCAAATTCCGTGTTATCTGCAACATCAATAAGCAATTACACCAGAAGTCCAGATATGAGAGAAGCTGTGGAGTTCTCAATTGCTTTAACACCAGTGGAGAATATAGTCAAGTTGAAAGAGAAAATAAAGGA ATACATCGAGGGGAAGCCTCAATATTGGCATCGAAAACACAATGTGGCGGTGATTAACATTGAAGATGTTAACAAGTTAAAGATGGCCGTATATTGTCATCACAAATTGAACTTTAGAGATTTCGAGGAAAATAATTTGCGTAGAGCTGAGCTAAACTTCGAATTGCTGAAGATTCTTGAAGAGCTAAACATCACAGTGATGTCAGATGTATCCTCCCCAAAACTGAATCACACTCCAACAGATAAGATATGCATTTAA
- the LOC101312371 gene encoding mechanosensitive ion channel protein 10-like has protein sequence MSRNRFGNGGEVVVEVGSEEMEDGAKGSCPKGLESSAPNQISKVDNHVGSSCPEITGSSNAPISNEEESYIEHISSPAKEEEDEEIDEKVNKRNEKMVMEYIVFGCSLGVLVASFTVEKLENLKPWGLEMWKCCVLVMLIFCGMLVTDWALSLLVFVIEWSLLMKKKVQIFLWLGTVFLTWLFFFNYNRGTDRSKTFTNILDHITWTLVSLLIGAFLWMLSTLLFKILASKFMADTYFCRIQEILFHQHVMETLSGPPLVDEDAKIRRSNSTGPASLWRIENPKEVSVETMDTMLVVSSGKGEGYISKRYIEEEDIMRFMPRKEVDLLYSLSLGGALEAGKITEEDIQTWMVNVDQDRRALIHSTINTKAVPKQLEQFFTSVVIVITIVVWLLLVGIASSNLVVFLSTQFLLAAFMFGNTCKNVFEAIVFIFVIHPFDVGDRIVVDDVQLMVEEMNVLTTTFLKSNNEKVYYPNSILCTKTISNYYRSRGMGDTVEFSIVLTPVEKIDMLKNKIKEYLESKMFGTLGTIN, from the exons ATGTCGAGAAATCGATTTGGGAATGGAGGTGAAGTTGTAGTGGAGGTTGGAAGCGAAGAGATGGAAGATGGAGCAAAAGGGTCTTGTCCAAAAGGCTTAGAATCTTCAGCTCCCAATCAAATTAGCAAAGTGGACAACCATGTTGGCTCTTCTTGCCCTGAGATTACAGGATCCAGTAACGCTCCCATCTCTAATGAAGAGGAGAGTTATATAGAGCATATTAGTTCCCCCGCTAAAGAGGAGGAGGACGAGGAGATTGACGAGAAGGTTAACAAACGGAACGAGAAGATGGTGATGGAGTATATTGTTTTCGGGTGCAGTTTGGGTGTTTTAGTTGCTAGCTTTACTGTCGAGAAACTAGAGAATCTTAAGCCTTGGGGATTGGAGATGTGGAAATGCTGCGTGCTTGTGATGCTCATCTTCTGTGGAATGCTGGTTACGGATTGGGCTTTGAGTCTACTAGTTTTTGTGATTGAGTGGAGCTTACTGATGAAGAAGAAGGTTCAGATTTTCCTATGGTTGGGTACGGTGTTTCTGACATGGCTATTCTTCTTCAACTATAATCGTGGGACTGATAGATCAAAGACTTTCACCAATATTTTGGATCACATTACATGGACTCTAGTTTCGCTGCTTATTGGTGCCTTTTTGTGGATGTTGTCAACTTTGTTGTTTAAGATCTTAGCATCCAAATTCATGGCCGACACCTATTTTTGTAGGATTCAAGAAATCTTGTTCCATCAGCATGTTATGGAGACTCTTTCAGGACCTCCGTTAGTAGACGAGGATGCCAAGATTAGGAGATCAAACAGCACCGGGCCTGCAAGTCTCTGGAGGATAGAGAATCCAAAGGAGGTCTCAGTTGAGACCATGGATACAATGCTGGTTGTTAGTTCTGGTAAAGGTGAAGGCTATATAAGTAAGAG GTACATCGAGGAGGAAGACATCATGAGGTTCATGCCTCGGAAAGAGGTGGATCTTCTATACTCTCTGTCTCTTGGAGGAGCATTGGAAGCCGGTAAAATTACAGAAGAAGATATACAGACTTGGATG GTGAATGTTGACCAGGATCGCAGAGCATTAATCCATTCTACAATTAACACCAAAGCAGTTCCAAAGCAATTAGAGCAATTTTTTACTAGCGTGGTGATTGTTATCACCATCGTAGTGTGGCTACTATTGGTGGGAATTGCAAGCTCAAACCTAGTTGTTTTCCTCTCAACACAGTTCTTATTGGCAGCTTTTATGTTTGGAAACACTTGCAAGAATGTATTCGAAGCTATCGTGTTCATATTTGTGATACATCCATTCGATGTTGGTGATCGCATTGTCGTTGATGATGTTCAG TTGATGGTTGAGGAGATGAACGTCTTAACTACCACCTTCTTGAAATCAAATAATGAAAAGGTGTACTACCCAAATTCAATTTTGTGCACCAAAACCATTAGCAATTATTACAGAAGTCGAGGAATGGGAGATACAGTGGAATTCTCAATTGTTTTGACACCAGTGGAGAAGATAGACATGCTGAAAAATAAGATAAAGGA GTACTTGGAGAGCAAAATGTTCGGCACGCTAGGAACTATCAACTAA
- the LOC101311786 gene encoding mechanosensitive ion channel protein 10-like — MKAREASKGGELSMSEKQSPNGGEVIVEFQREETNEAKWSSSKGSESSAPKQSKVTTGSSGTGFSKPVSPDISRANPYSGKPPRAPNRNESINRRKSFNRSVTKPKSRFGEPSPVMYEDGGLDQVGASSPYRSSFSKGSPYNLSGAKATSISSAKNAPASPGRTNEKEDEEIYKKVKLSRDKRGKVNKKLLVELIVFLCILSCLLASLIVHELRHSMVWGLEIWKWCVLVMVIFSGMLVTNWVMHFIVFLIECNFLLRKKVLYFVHGMKKSVQVFLWLSLVLLTWLLLFNRGVERSEASTKILKYVTWTIVSVLIGAFLWLLKTLLLKILASSFHVNTFFDRIQESIFHQYVLQTLSGHPLMEEADGSGGRSPSTSKLSYRATKKAKAGKEKEVIDMTKLQKMKQEKVSSWTMKVLVDAVTSSGLSTISHTLDGVDGLNAQRDIEITSEMEATAAAYDIFLHVAPPGAKYIEEWDLLRFMIEEEVDLVWPLIDVAKTGQVDRKTLTEWVIKVFNGRKALAHSLTDTKTAVKQLNKLVTTVLVIITTVVWLLLVEIANTKVLVFLSSQLVLAAFMFGNTCKTIFEAIIFVFVMHPFDVGDRCVVEGEELMVEEMNILTTVFLKLNQEKVYYPNSVLSTKPISNYYRSSNMGDIVEFSIAFTTPVKKIGQLKEKVQEYVEGNPTLWHPNHAVVVVEIENMNKLKMALYFCHTMNFQEWVEKQKRRSEMVMALKRCFDELQITYYLLPLEVRLTETNVTKK, encoded by the exons ATGAAAGCTAGAGAAGCTTCAAAAGGTGGCGAGTTAAGCATGTCGGAGAAGCAGTCTCCGAACGGAGGTGAAGTTATAGTGGAATTTCAAAGAGAAGAGACCAATGAAGCAAAGTGGTCTTCTTCAAAGGGCTCAGAATCTTCAGCTCCCAAGCAAAGCAAGGTGACCACTGGGTCTAGTGGTACTGGTTTCTCTAAGCCAGTTTCACCGGATATTTCAAGAGCCAATCCCTACTCAGGTAAACCTCCAAGAGCCCCCAACCGCAATGAGAGCATCAATAGGAGAAAGTCATTTAACAGGTCAGTTACTAAACCCAAGTCAAGATTTGGTGAACCATCGCCTGTTATGTATGAGGATGGTGGTTTAGATCAGGTTGGTGCAAGTTCCCCTTATAGGAGTTCATTTAGTAAGGGTTCCCCCTATAACCTATCGGGAGCTAAGGCTACATCCATCTCTTCGGCTAAGAATGCGCCGGCATCTCCGGGCAGGACTAATGAAAAGGAGGATGAAGAGATTTACAAGAAGGTTAAATTGAGTAGAGATAAGCGTGGGAAAGTGAACAAGAAACTCTTGGTTGAGTTGATTGTATTTCTATGCATTTTGAGTTGTTTACTGGCTAGCTTGATTGTCCATGAGCTAAGGCATTCTATGGTTTGGGGATTGGAGATTTGGAAATGGTGTGTGCTTGTCATGGTGATATTTAGTGGTATGTTGGTTACCAATTGGGTTATGCATTTCATAGTTTTTTTGATCGAGTGCAACTTTTTGCTTCGGAAGAAGGTGTTGTATTTTGTTCATGGAATGAAGAAGAGTGTTCAGGTTTTCTTGTGGCTGTCTCTGGTTCTTCTCACATGGCTGCTGTTGTTCAACCGTGGGGTTGAGAGGTCAGAGGCTTCCACCAAGATATTGAAATATGTTACATGGACTATTGTTTCAGTTCTCATTGGCGCATTTTTATGGTTGTTGAAAACATTGTTGCTCAAGATCTTGGCATCTAGTTTCCATGTTAACACCTTCTTTGATAGAATTCAAGAATCAATCTTCCACCAGTACGTGCTTCAGACACTGTCGGGGCATCCACTTATGGAGGAGGCTGATGGGAGTGGTGGGAGATCACCAAGCACTAGCAAACTGAGTTACAGAGCGACTAAGAAAGCAAAAGCAGGGAAGGAGAAAGAGGTCATTGACATGACAAAGCTTCAAAAGATGAAGCAAGAGAAGGTTTCATCTTGGACCATGAAGGTATTGGTGGATGCAGTTACTAGTTCAGGGCTGTCCACCATCTCTCATACATTGGATGGGGTGGACGGTCTAAATGCACAAAGAGATATTGAGATTACCAGTGAGATGGAAGCAACTGCTGCTGCCTATGACATATTCCTTCATGTCGCACCGCCTGGTGCCAA GTACATAGAGGAGTGGGATCTCTTAAGGTTCATGATTGAGGAAGAGGTTGATCTTGTGTGGCCGCTGATTGACGTAGCAAAGACTGGACAAGTTGACAGAAAAACTCTAACAGAGTGGGTG ATAAAGGTGTTCAATGGTCGTAAAGCACTAGCACATTCCCTAACAGATACCAAAACAGCCGTGAAGCAATTGAACAAACTTGTCACTACCGTCTTGGTTATTATCACCACTGTAGTGTGGCTTCTGTTGGTGGAAATTGCAAATACAAAAGTACTCGTCTTCCTCTCATCACAGCTCGTACTGGCAGCTTTTATGTTTGGGAACACTTGCAAGACTATATTTGAAGCTATTATCTTTGTATTTGTAATGCATCCATTTGATGTTGGCGATCGCTGTGTTGTTGAGGGTGAGGAG TTGATGGTTGAGGAGATGAACATCTTAACTACAGTCTTCTTGAAACTCAATCAAGAGAAGGTATACTATCCGAATTCAGTTCTATCTACGAAACCCATCAGCAATTATTACAGAAGTTCAAACATGGGTGATATTGTGGAGTTCTCAATTGCTTTTACTACACCAGTGAAGAAGATAGGCCAGCTGAAAGAGAAAGTACAAGA GTATGTGGAGGGGAACCCAACACTTTGGCATCCAAACCATGCGGTGGTGGTGGTTGAGATCGAAAATATGAATAAGCTAAAGATGGCCCTCTATTTTTGTCACACTATGAACTTTCAAGAATGGGTTGAAAAGCAAAAGCGCAGAAGTGAAATGGTCATGGCGTTGAAGAGATGTTTCGATGAGCTACAGATTACGTACTATCTACTGCCCCTTGAAGTTCGTCTCACTGAAACAAATGTCACCAAGAAATGA
- the LOC101303533 gene encoding uncharacterized protein LOC101303533 encodes MASVSMAMPIMSATQNRTSQPSSLLKSIIPVRQQNRAVSVKPKSSTDMLKVQASLKEKAVTGLAAAALTASMVIPEVAEAAGAGVTPSLNNFLLSIAAGGVVLVGILGAVIGVSNFDPVKRV; translated from the coding sequence ATGGCTTCTGTTTCTATGGCTATGCCAATTATGTCTGCCACTCAAAACAGAACAAGCCAGCCAAGTTCATTGTTGAAGTCTATAATCCCAGTTAGGCAGCAAAACAGGGCTGTGTCTGTGAAGCCAAAGTCTTCCACAGACATGCTCAAAGTGCAGGCCTCTTTGAAAGAGAAGGCAGTCACAGGCCTCGCTGCAGCTGCATTGACAGCTTCCATGGTGATACCTGAGGTGGCTGAGGCGGCCGGGGCCGGGGTAACCCCATCTCTCAACAACTTTTTGCTTAGCATTGCAGCTGGAGGAGTTGTGCTTGTAGGAATTCTTGGAGCTGTTATTGGTGTATCCAACTTTGATCCAGTTAAGAGAGTTTAA
- the LOC101312080 gene encoding mechanosensitive ion channel protein 10-like yields the protein MKAAEKGSKGGEISMSEKQSANGGEVIVEVQNAGTYETRGSPSNKQSKVDLRLPTESSSKPVSSAFPSPDVLRASPNPGKPPRIPARNESINRRKSFNRSVSKPKSRFGEPSPVVNEDSSDQVGSPYRGASFSRASPNNISGARAISITSNRTVPPSPGRTKDKEDEEIYKKVKLSRDKHGKMKKTVLTELVVFLCILGCLVASLTVKRLEHYMVWGLEIWKWCVLVMVIFSGMLVTNWVMHLIVFLIECNFLLRKKVLYFVHGMKKSVQVFLWLSLVLLTWLLLFNRGVERSETSTKILKYVTWTIVSVLIGAFLWMLKTLLLKILASSFHVNTFFDRIQESIFHQYVLQTLSGHPLMEEADGNGGKSPSTSKLSFRATKKAKEGKEKQVIDMTKLQKIKQEKVSSWTMKVLVDAVTSSGLSTISHTLDEMEGLNEQRDKEITSEMEATAAAYDIFLNVAPLGAKYIEEWDLLRFMIEEEVELVWPLIDVAKTGQVDRKTLTEWVLKVYNGRKALAHSLTDTKTAVKQLDKLVTTVLVIITIVVWLLLMEIATTKVLVLLSSQLVVAAFIFGNTCKTIFEAIIFVFVMHPFDVGDRCVVDGVQLMVEEMNILTTVFLKLNQEKVYYPNSVLSTKPISNYYRSSNMGDSVEFSIAFTTPVKKIGELRGKVKEYVEGNLTLWHPNHQIVVLEIENVNKLKMALFFSHTMNFQEWGEKQRRRSEMVMALKKCLEDLHITYYLLPLEVRLTETK from the exons ATGAAAGCCGCAGAGAAAGGTTCAAAGGGCGGCGAGATAAGCATGTCGGAGAAGCAATCTGCAAATGGAGGTGAAGTTATAGTGGAAGTCCAAAATGCTGGGACTTATGAAACTAGAGGGTCTCCTTCAAACAAGCAAAGCAAAGTGGACTTAAGACTCCCCACTGAGTCCAGTAGTAAGCCAGTTTCGAGTGCGTTTCCTTCACCGGATGTTTTAAGAGCTAGTCCCAACCCCGGTAAGCCTCCTAGGATCCCCGCCCGCAATGAGAGCATCAATAGGAGAAAGTCATTTAATAGGTCAGTTAGTAAACCCAAGTCAAGGTTTGGTGAACCATCGCCTGTTGTGAATGAAGATAGTTCAGATCAGGTTGGTTCGCCTTATAGGGGGGCTTCATTCAGTAGGGCTTCCCCAAATAACATATCAGGAGCTAGGGCCATATCCATTACTTCTAATAGGACTGTACCGCCGTCCCCAGGCAGGACCAAAGATAAGGAGGATGAAGAGATTTACAAGAAGGTTAAGTTGAGTAGAGATAAGCATGGGAAAATGAAAAAGACAGTCTTGACTGAGTTGGTTGTTTTCCTGTGCATTTTGGGTTGTTTAGTAGCTAGCTTGACTGTGAAGAGACTAGAGCATTATATGGTTTGGGGATTGGAGATTTGGAAATGGTGTGTGCTTGTCATGGTGATATTCAGTGGCATGTTGGTTACGAATTGGGTTATGCATTTGATAGTTTTTTTGATTGAGTGCAACTTTTTGCTTCGGAAGAAGGTGTTGTATTTTGTTCATGGAATGAAGAAGAGTGTTCAGGTTTTCTTGTGGCTGTCTCTGGTTCTTCTCACTTGGCTGCTGTTGTTCAACCGTGGGGTTGAGAGGTCAGAGACTTCCACCAAGATTTTAAAATATGTTACATGGACTATTGTTTCGGTTCTCATTGGGGCGTTCTTATGGATGTTAAAAACATTGTTGCTTAAGATCTTAGCATCTAGTTTCCATGTGAACACCTTCTTTGATAGAATTCAAGAATCAATCTTCCATCAGTATGTTCTTCAGACACTTTCAGGGCATCCGCTTATGGAGGAGGCTGATGGGAATGGTGGCAAATCACCGAGCACTAGCAAATTGAGCTTCAGAGCAACCAAGAAGGCAAAAGAAGGGAAGGAAAAACAGGTCATTGACATGACAAAGCTTCAAAAGATAAAGCAAGAGAAGGTTTCTTCTTGGACCATGAAGGTTTTGGTGGATGCAGTAACTAGTTCAGGGTTGTCCACGATCTCCCATACATTGGATGAGATGGAAGGTCTGAATGAACAGAGAGATAAGGAAATTACCAGTGAGATGGAAGCAACTGCTGCTGCCTATGACATATTCCTTAACGTCGCTCCGCTCGGTGCCAA GTACATTGAGGAGTGGGATCTATTGAGGTTCATGATCGAGGAAGAGGTGGAGCTTGTGTGGCCACTAATTGATGTGGCAAAGACCGGACAAGTTGATAGAAAAACTCTAACAGAGTGGGTG TTGAAGGTCTACAATGGTCGCAAAGCATTAGCTCATTCATTAACGGACACCAAAACAGCCGTGAAGCAATTGGACAAACTTGTGACTACTGTCCTGGTTATTATTACCATTGTAGTATGGCTTCTGTTGATGGAAATTGCAACTACAAAAGTACTTGTCTTACTCTCATCACAGCTTGTAGTGGCAGCTTTTATATTTGGAAACACTTGCAAGACTATATTTGAAGCTATTATCTTCGTATTTGTGATGCATCCATTTGATGTTGGGGACCGCTGTGTTGTCGATGGCGTTCAG TTAATGGTTGAGGAGATGAACATCTTAACCACAGTCTTCCTGAAGCTCAATCAAGAAAAGGTATATTATCCCAATTCAGTTTTATCCACGAAACCCATCAGCAATTATTACAGAAGTTCAAATATGGGCGACAGTGTGGAGTTCTCAATTGCTTTCACTACACCGGTGAAAAAGATAGGCGAGCTGAGAGGCAAAGTAAAGGA GTATGTGGAGGGGAATCTGACTCTTTGGCATCCAAACCACCAAATTGTGGTGCTTGAGATCGAAAATGTAAATAAGTTAAAGATGGCACTCTTTTTTAGTCACACGATGAACTTTCAAGAATGGGGAGAAAAGCAAAGGCGGAGAAGTGAAATGGTCATGGCATTGAAGAAATGTTTGGAGGACCTGCACATTACATACTATCTGCTGCCCCTAGAAGTTCGTCTCACTGAAACTAAATGA